The Pedobacter ginsengisoli region AACTAAAGTTGCAATGAGAGCTCATTTTGCCTCTGGCAATTTAGCCCAAGGCGTAATAGCAGGTGTAATTTTAGCTGGAGAAAAACTCGCAACGTTTTTCCCTTCGCAAAATGACGACATAAATGAACTGCCAAATGACATTATTTTTATGGATCAGAATAAAACAATATAGGCTATGAAAAAATTAATCGTAGCATTATTCTTACTTACAACATCCATGATTGGGTTTGCGCAGGATTTTCCGGCAAAACCAAACAAGCTGGTAAATGATTATACCGGAACTCTTTCATCGGCACAATTACAGCAACTGGAACAAAAACTGGTAGCTTTTGACGATTCAAGCTCTACGCAAATTGCAATTGCAGTATTGAAATCGGTAGGCGACTATGATATTAACGAGTATGCGCTTGAACTTGGCCGAAAATGGGGTGTGGGTAGTTCTGGCAAAAACAACGGGATAATGATTGTGGTAGCTCTTGGCGACAGGAAGATCTCTATCCAGACAGGATATGGTTTGGAGGGTGTTTTACCTGACATTTATGCCAAGCGTATTATTGAAAATGAAATTAAACCAAATTTTAAAGCCGGTAATTATTATCAGGGACTTGAGGCAGGAACCGATGCGATTATAAAATACACGAAAGGCGAATACAAGAACGAAAATCCGAAAAAGAAAGGCGATGCCGGTGGAGGTGGCAGTATGCTTGCAATCATCATTATCATTGTTGTCATTATCGTTATTCTTCGAAGAGGTGGTGGTAGTGGTGGCGGTGGCCAGGTTATAAGTG contains the following coding sequences:
- a CDS encoding TPM domain-containing protein, which produces MKKLIVALFLLTTSMIGFAQDFPAKPNKLVNDYTGTLSSAQLQQLEQKLVAFDDSSSTQIAIAVLKSVGDYDINEYALELGRKWGVGSSGKNNGIMIVVALGDRKISIQTGYGLEGVLPDIYAKRIIENEIKPNFKAGNYYQGLEAGTDAIIKYTKGEYKNENPKKKGDAGGGGSMLAIIIIIVVIIVILRRGGGSGGGGQVISGRGAADALFWSMLLGGGRSSGGGGWGGGSGGGGGFGGFGGGSFGGGGSSGSW